The proteins below are encoded in one region of uncultured Eubacteriales bacterium:
- a CDS encoding conserved exported hypothetical protein (Evidence 4 : Homologs of previously reported genes of unknown function) translates to MKKTAAVLGILCLLLLSGCVKEPPGGSEPSPPVQTTGTSPTESPTPPETSQPQDTDEPNNTPPPGETNPPAGFLSAEELSALAAQWCDDYADRFSNYETVRIGRGYWFAEYTGAAGTVTFTASDGLDGAVYFLPDDGVLGPDGAAAQMLGQEAGHLILVDRARAVEELSQRMAAMAGENLTKETALDAFLKSAQYTPALLEDMWYCVNVDDTGYILMAYNGAYRLQRMAAMPDYAASPEFQVRIAFDEAATAYSWLRRAPLPLDRGTTADLGDGRSWYRVDYPGISSMLELRTYLKNLFSDEIVDALLGEGSYADVDGVLYAYEFSNDLPAPEGQGTVVRESATKVIYHLNTDCVYEKVGDRWLFTEFSLTA, encoded by the coding sequence GTGAAAAAAACTGCCGCCGTCCTGGGAATCCTATGCTTGCTCCTGCTCTCCGGCTGCGTTAAGGAGCCCCCCGGCGGGAGCGAGCCGTCTCCGCCTGTCCAGACGACCGGAACATCCCCAACGGAGAGCCCCACGCCGCCGGAGACGAGCCAGCCCCAGGACACTGATGAGCCAAACAATACGCCGCCCCCCGGCGAGACCAACCCGCCAGCCGGATTCCTCTCCGCAGAGGAGCTCTCCGCCCTTGCTGCGCAGTGGTGCGACGACTATGCCGACCGTTTCTCAAATTATGAGACCGTCCGAATCGGTCGGGGCTACTGGTTTGCCGAGTACACCGGGGCTGCGGGAACGGTGACCTTTACCGCCTCCGACGGGCTGGACGGCGCCGTGTACTTCCTCCCTGACGATGGGGTGCTGGGTCCCGACGGGGCCGCCGCTCAGATGCTGGGGCAGGAGGCCGGTCACCTCATCCTGGTGGACCGGGCCCGGGCGGTAGAGGAGCTGAGCCAGCGTATGGCCGCCATGGCGGGAGAAAACCTGACCAAGGAAACCGCGCTGGACGCCTTCCTCAAGAGCGCCCAGTATACTCCCGCACTGCTGGAAGATATGTGGTACTGTGTCAACGTGGACGACACGGGCTATATTCTCATGGCCTACAACGGTGCTTACCGGCTCCAGCGCATGGCCGCCATGCCGGACTATGCCGCCTCCCCCGAATTTCAGGTGCGCATTGCCTTTGATGAGGCCGCGACGGCCTACAGCTGGCTGCGCCGCGCACCCCTGCCCTTGGATCGTGGTACCACCGCAGATCTGGGGGACGGGCGGAGCTGGTACCGGGTGGACTACCCCGGTATATCCTCCATGCTGGAGCTGCGGACCTACCTCAAAAATCTCTTCTCCGACGAGATTGTGGACGCGCTGCTGGGCGAGGGAAGCTATGCAGACGTGGATGGCGTGCTCTATGCATATGAGTTCTCCAACGACCTCCCCGCCCCGGAGGGGCAGGGGACCGTGGTACGTGAGAGCGCTACGAAGGTGATTTACCACCTGAATACCGACTGCGTCTACGAAAAAGTGGGGGACCGATGGCTTTTTACCGAATTCTCCTTGACCGCGTAG
- the spoIIAB gene encoding Anti-sigma F factor translates to MKPINETTINFLSRSANEGFARTAAACFAAQMDPTLDEVNDIKTAVSEAVTNCIVHAYPSTLGKVSLRLRLFPDGSVEIVVRDWGVGIPDVAKAREPLFTTGDASRSGMGFTIMESFMDKLKVRSHPGRGTTVTMRKRVARRMGGAT, encoded by the coding sequence ATGAAACCCATCAACGAGACCACCATTAACTTCCTCAGCCGCAGCGCCAACGAGGGCTTTGCCCGCACGGCGGCTGCTTGCTTTGCTGCCCAGATGGACCCCACGCTGGACGAGGTGAACGACATCAAGACCGCCGTCAGCGAGGCGGTGACCAACTGCATCGTCCATGCCTACCCCAGTACTCTGGGGAAGGTTTCCCTGCGCCTGCGCCTCTTCCCGGACGGCTCGGTGGAGATCGTGGTACGGGACTGGGGGGTGGGCATCCCCGATGTGGCTAAGGCCCGTGAGCCCCTCTTTACCACTGGGGACGCGTCGCGCTCCGGCATGGGTTTTACCATCATGGAGAGTTTTATGGACAAGCTGAAGGTTCGCTCCCATCCGGGGAGAGGCACTACGGTCACCATGCGCAAGCGCGTCGCCCGCCGCATGGGAGGGGCCACCTGA
- a CDS encoding Stage II sporulation protein (fragment): MSVTSAGTGRELTLSVTGEVDHHAAGEIMAELERQMEERLPRKLTLDLGGVTFMDSSGIAVVLRAHRRVGELGGSLTVRDVPVQAAKVLRAAGLERMVRFE, translated from the coding sequence ATGTCAGTGACCAGCGCCGGAACAGGCCGGGAGCTCACCCTCTCGGTGACGGGCGAGGTGGACCATCATGCCGCCGGGGAGATCATGGCGGAGCTGGAGCGGCAGATGGAAGAGCGCCTGCCCCGCAAGCTTACGCTGGACCTGGGGGGCGTGACCTTTATGGATTCGTCAGGCATCGCGGTGGTACTGCGGGCTCACCGCCGGGTGGGGGAGCTAGGCGGCTCCCTCACGGTTCGCGATGTGCCCGTACAGGCCGCCAAGGTGCTCCGGGCCGCAGGGCTGGAGCGGATGGTCCGCTTTGAGTAG